One part of the Anopheles coustani chromosome 2, idAnoCousDA_361_x.2, whole genome shotgun sequence genome encodes these proteins:
- the LOC131264949 gene encoding uncharacterized protein LOC131264949, protein MFPLSTIGQEKNVSTIPVGGRSNRFMRTIIDSSGDIQPSAVSNADSSGESGFEFEALPTSDSGTDKLPDLPVAWSLEMNDLSMIDDEMQVIDTIDQSYWNGKFVPPPPRPPFLEESIAPDGLTTCDLCSWAWQDKGTLSLDGAIKEIFSSSDTKEFNWTFALIVVSLTSALLGAIIMIVFLRCKRIRTNQNRLRTLCFDTSSTKDTSGLNFDNQTSKNSTNGSCSPRSTNSGLWTWFSSRKNLSTPDQLVNSHTLPVENHYTHMDDNNYNPVQIDEASYAEVGNETGPSSETTFYKSGSVHQGTDNDILIMNCPLPAIPTGSHSASGGGASGSGSAYYSGLLNNANMAAGEDEDERPYEIVDLKEMSSPHKTHNVQSHLLNETNNLLTIEKHSEALPEGTISASDYV, encoded by the exons ATGTTTCCATTGTCAACAATCGGTCAGGAGAAAAATGTATCCACAATCCCCGTTGGTGGCAGAAGTAACCGATTTATGCGCACCATCATCGACTCCAGTGGCGACATTCAGCCTTCTGCCGTCAGCAACGCGGATTCGTCCGGCGAATCCGGATTCGAATTTGAGGCTTTACCAACGTCCGATAGCGGCACCGATAAGCTGCCGGACCTACCCGTCGCTTGGAGCCTGGAAATGAACGATCTCTCGATGATCGACGACGAGATGCAGGTGATCGACACGATCGATCAGAGCTACTGGAATGGGAAGTTTGTGCCACCGCCGCCGAGACCGCCGTTCCTGGAGGAGTCGATTGCACCGGACGGGCTGACCACGTGCGACCTGTGCTCGTGGGCCTGGCAGGACAAGGGAACGCTGTCCCTCGATGGAGCGATAA AGGAGATATTTTCTTCATCGGACACGAAGGAATTCAACTGGACATTCGCGCTGATCGTGGTCTCGTTGACGTCCGCTTTGCTCGGTGCCATAATAATGATAGTGTTTCTTAGATGTAAAAG AATTCGAACCAACCAGAACCGCCTCCGGACGCTGTGTTTCGATACGAGCAGTACAAAAGACACCAGCGGGCTGAACTTTGACAACCAGACGTCGAAAAACTCCACCAACGGATCGTGCAGCCCACGCAGCACAAACTCGGGCCTGTGGACGTGGTTCAGCAGCCGCAAGAACCTCTCGACGCCGGATCAGCTGGTCAACTCGCACACACTGCCGGTCGAGAACCACTACACGCACATGGACGACAACAACTACAACCCGGTGCAGATAGACGAGGCGTCGTACGCCGAGGTGGGCAACGAGACCGGGCCCTCGTCGGAGACGACCTTCTACAAATCGGGCTCCGTACATCAA GGTACAGACAACGACATTCTGATCATGAACTGTCCACTCCCAGCCATCCCAACCGGGTCGCATAGTGCCAGCGGAGGCGGAGCGAGTGGTTCGGGCAGTGCGTACTACTCCGGGCTGCTGAACAACGCCAACATGGCCGCGGGCGAGGACGAAGACGAGCGACCGTACGAAATCGTCGATCTCAAGGAAATGTCCTCACCACACAAGACTCACAACGTCCAAAGCCACCTGCTGAACGAGACGAACAATCTGCTCACGATCGAGAAACACTCGGAAGCGTTGCCGGAAGGGACGATTTCGGCGTCGGATTACGTTTGA
- the LOC131265754 gene encoding arrestin domain-containing protein 17-like gives MAPSPACSISFDENHHGVFFAGQRLSGTVDIVLPKQKKVKGVLLKITGLGCVRWTETYGTGTTVMFSGREDFLTHTLDLVRAESEDPIELPPGRQIYRFSIVLPNTLPTSFEGDYGYIRYTVRVIFERPWKIDLTYKIAFTVVNQLNLNSVTPPLNVAVVQEHIKRFSCGPCRSAPLTINVMLPMTGYVPGQFILVTVDVSNQSGKCITEMKLKLRRQVQYRSKSPYEQEKSVYCTLAKYQCSGVDARGSAGYERRFLVPPEPPTRNDTIIRIAYFVEVTARVVGMACSPSVRVPVTIGTVPLRNLNKTQQRASIVEAHLTTASTISRKTLHGSVQSLKIPHTFEKATGGKEVSIHDDDVPPTLGAEPFAPRYPMFQFDADNIPITHGKPTAIAHAPTTKNATGNDNTTEADA, from the exons ATGGCTCCGTCTCCTGCGTGTTCGATTTCCTTCGACGAGAATCATCATGGAGTGTTCTTCGCCGGGCAAAGGCTATCCGGCACGGTGGACATTGTGCTACCGAAGCAGAAGAAGGtgaaag GAGTGTTGCTTAAGATAACCGGACTTGGGTGCGTCCGATGGACGGAAACGTACGGAACTGGAACCACGGTCATGTTCAGTGGCCGTGAGGACTTTCTCACGCACACTTTGGATTTGGTGCGTGCCGAGTCTG AAGATCCGATTGAGCTCCCACCTGGGCGACAGATCTATCGATTCTCGATCGTGCTCCCGAACACGCTTCCGACGTCGTTCGAGGGTGACTATGGCTACATCCGCTATACGGTCCGGGTCATCTTCGAGCGGCCGTGGAAAATCGATCTGACCTACAAGATCGCCTTCACCGTGGTGAACCAGCTCAACCTGAACAGCGTCACACCGCCACTGAACGTGGCCGTGGTGCAGGAGCACATCAAGCGGTTCAGCTGCGGACCGTGCCGGTCGGCGCCGCTCACCATCAACGTCATGCTGCCGATGACCGGCTACGTGCCGGGTCAGTTCATTCTCGTCACGGTGGACGTGTCGAACCAGAGCGGCAAATGCATCACGGAGATGAAGCTCAAGCTACGCCGGCAGGTGCAGTACCGGAGTAAAAGTCCCTACGAGCAGGAGAAGTCCGTCTACTGCACGCTGGCCAAGTACCAGTGCAGTGGCGTGGATGCCCGCGGATCGGCCGGTTACGAAAGGCGGTTTCTAGTTCCTCCGGAACCCCCCACACGGAACGACACCATCATTCGGATAGCGTATTTCGTGGAGGTGACGGCGAGGGTCGTCGGGATGGCCTGCAGCCCGTCCGTGCGTGTTCCGGTGACGATCGGGACCGTGCCGCTGAGGAACCTCAACAAAACCCAACAGCGTGCCTCCATCGTCGAGGCGCACCTCACGACGGCTTCCACCATCAGCAGAAAGACCCTGCACGGGAGCGTGCAGTCACTCAAGA TTCCACACACATTCGAGAAAGCCACCGGCGGCAAAGAAGTCAGCATTCACGATGACGATGTTCCGCCGACGCTCGGCGCGGAACCATTCGCACCTCGCTATCCAATGTTCCAGTTCGACGCCGATAACATACCGATCACGCATGGGAAACCGACCGCCATCGCTCATGCTCCCACGACGAAGAACGCCACCGGCAATGACAACACAACGGAAGCCGATGCATAA
- the LOC131264948 gene encoding uncharacterized protein LOC131264948, with product MPRVTRTPKPTSKPEHAENPTNPEASGSSMIVGADTVSAKHVRTPIIDSPGASVCTMDKGEKPTSEPLCGIVAIESSGNITTAATTEEVMAKHVREPKVPGTSVCATEQKDMLIGERSGNIVLAKAIKSERAMSALSSHSSQASSVRVRELELSLRKLEEEKNIEQAYIAKKYALLSLAAEQDQDACSLYSRSSKTSSRQTSAEGPIKQSHAPSGSHTIAESKTHSGLNKEKVAARKAISRELPKFDGNAENWPLFIATYNRTTEMCGFTEEENLIRLQNGLIGKALEAVRSLLMYPSNNARIINTLRVLYGQPERIIHQLTLKIGALPTPKEDRLETLVDFAVAVQNYCATVEACDIPDYLYNVTLLHQLVGKLPPTVKLQWAQHKATLPEANLSSFSDWLFTLAEAVSGVIIPSTTEMDQKKPSVPQMSDRRGRRVNSHTVDIPRRRTTETGQCCVVCNKNCKLLTECKTFQQMTRQERWEVVNRNALCRSCLQQYKGPPEACCSFQLCGKHGCVRKHHQLLHNEHQGTNPSLQQPRIDPNLNVSHNTHLSVSGSVLLKYVPITVVGAGKQIDTFALLDEGSELTLIDQALVDEMELNGKLNPLSVKWSDGTIRTEPKSQMVNIQIVAAGRKFTLKKARTVAHLKLTPQTANMTHLADRYQHLKGLPLVSYENATPRILIGASHPQIAAARKIKEGRYGEPLAAKTSLGWTVYGPVGGNAGKSSSPQSLYIHRYEDNVDADMHRALLEYFSLDNMGVTKPAKPLMAADDERAMNILQTRTSFNGTRYETGLLWRFDNVNLPPNKDMALRRHQNLERRMEKDPELARVLKQTIADYCRKDYIRELSTIEQADVKWYLPIFPVVNPNKPGKVRIVWDAAAKTHQGLSLNSMLLKGPDLVTPLFDILLRFRVHRIGIAGDIREMFHQIGIIGEDQRYQCFLWTKDDGKPAVYAMKVMTFGACCSPCTAQYIKNLNADQYQASHPEAWSAIVKSHYVDDLLISVKTEAEAAKLINDVVKNGVGRGVVETLVHSVYSVRVRFRAPSTARPAHFFDGKLKP from the exons ATGCCAAGAGTAACGCGAACACCGAAACCCACATCGAAACCCGAGCATGCGGAGAACCCGACAAATCCAGAAGCTTCAGGAAGCAGTATGATCGTGGGTGCAGACACGGTTTCGGCGAAGCACGTGCGTACGCCGATTATCGATTCTCCTGGAGCGTCAGTGTGCACCATGGATAAAGGAGAAAAGCCAACAAGTGAGCCATTGTGTggtatagtagccatagaaaGTTCGGGAAACATAACCACAGCGGCAACCACAGAAGAGGTTATGGCGAAGCACGTGCGTGAGCCGAAAGTTCCTGGTACGTCAGTGTGTGCCACGGAACAAAAAGATATGTTGATAGGTGAGCGATCTGGAAATATTGTTCTCGCAAAGGCCATCAAGTCGGAGCGGGCCATGTCTGCGCTTTCCTCCCATAGTTCGCAAGCGTCATCAGTGCGTGTTCGTGAGCTGGAGCTTTCGTTGAGGAaattggaagaagaaaaaaacatcgagCAGGCATATATTGCAAAAAAGTATGCGTTATTGTCCCTAGCAGCAGAACAAGACCAGGATGCCTGCTCCCTCTACAGCCGATCCAGTAAGACTAGTAGCCGCCAAACTAGTGCAGAGGGTCCAATTAAGCAAAGCCATGCTCCGTCGGGGTCGCATACGATCGCCGAATCTAAAACACACTCTGGGCTGAATAAGGAGAAAGTAGCAGCACGTAAGGCAATTTCCCGAGAACTTCCAAAATTCGATGGGAACGCTGAAAATTGGCCGCTATTCATTGCAACCTACAACCGCACCACTGAAATGTGTGGCTTTACCGAGGAGGAGAATTTGATACGGTTGCAAAATGGCCTCATCGGGAAAGCGCTGGAAGCTGTGCGCAGTCTGTTGATGTACCCAAGCAACAATGCCCGGATAATAAATACATTGAGAGTGTTATACGGACAGCCCGAGCGTATAATCCATCAACTGACTTTGAAGATAGGCGCTCTTCCCACCCCCAAAGAAGACAGACTGGAAACACTAGTGGATTTTGCGGTGGCAGTGCAAAATTACTGTGCAACTGTGGAGGCGTGCGACATTCCGGACTACCTGTACAATGTTACACTACTGCACCAGTTAGTCGGAAAGCTTCCCCCCACAGTAAAGCTCCAGTGGGCACAACATAAAGCCACTTTACCCGAAGCTAACCTCTCGTCTTTTAGTGACTGGTTGTTCACTTTAGCCGAAGCGGTTAGTGGCGTTATAATACCGTCGACAACGGAGATGGATCAGAAGAAGCCGAGCGTGCCCCAGATGTCTGACAGACGAGGCAGGCGAGTAAATTCGCACACTGTAGACATACCTAGACGACGGACTACCGAAACAGGACAATGTTGTGTCGTTTGCAATAAGAACTGCAAGTTATTAACTGAatgcaaaacttttcagcAAATGACACGTCAGGAGCGTTGGGAGGTGGTGAACCGGAACGCGCTTTGTAGGAGTTGCCTGCAGCAATACAAAGGCCCACCCGAAGCGTGCTGCAGTTTTCAACTGTGTGGAAAACACGGATGCGTGCGGAAACATCATCAGCTGCTGCACAACGAGCATCAAGGAACCAACCCGTCGTTGCAACAGCCTCGCATCGATCCAAATCTAAACGTGTCCCACAACACCCACCTATCGGTATCCGGGTCGGTGTTGTTGAAATACGTACCAATAACGGTTGTAGGCGCGGGGAAGCAGATCGATACGTTTGCACTCCTGGACGAAGGATCGGAATTAACGCTCATCGATCAAGCGTTAGTCGACGAGATGGAACTGAATGGAAAGCTCAACCCGCTCAGCGTCAAGTGGTCCGATGGCACGATCAGGACGGAACCAAAGTCGCAAATGGTAAACATTCAGATTGTTGCTGCAGGGCGAAAGTTCACTTTGAAGAAGGCTAGAACAGTAGCTCATCTCAAGCTCACACCTCAGACCGCAAATATGACTCATCTGGCTGATCGATACCAACATCTTAAAGGCTTGCCGTTAGTGTCTTACGAGAATGCTACACCGCGGATACTCATCGGTGCGAGTCATCCCCAAATAGCAGCAGcacggaaaataaaagaaggacGCTACGGGGAGCCACTAGCAGCAAAAACGAGCCTAGGTTGGACAGTATACGGTCCAGTAGGAGGTAACGCGGGTAAATCATCGAGTCCACAATCGTTATACATTCATCGCTATGAGGACAACGTAGACGCAGATATGCACCGTGCCCTGTTGGAGTATTTCTCGCTAGACAATATGGGCGTGACAAAACCTGCAAAACCGCTGATGGCCGCCGATGATGAGCGCGCGATGAACATTCTTCAAACCCGCACCAGTTTCAACGGAACGCGTTATGAGACAGGACTACTCTGGCGTTTTGATAACGTTAACTTGCCACCAAACAAAGATATGGCGCTGCGCAGACATCAAAACCTAGAGAGACGTATGGAAAAGGACCCAGAGCTTGCTCGTGTGCTCAAGCAAACCATAGCGGATTATTGTCGGAAGGACTACATACGTGAACTTTCCACAATCGAACAAGCAGATGTCAAGTGGTAccttcccatttttcccgtCGTTAACCCTAACAAACCTGGGAAAGTCAGAATAGTGTGGGATGCAGCTGCCAAAACTCACCAAGGGCTATCCCTGAATTCTATGTTATTGAAAGGACCTGATCTCGTCACTCCATTGTTCGACATCCTACTTCGTTTCCGGGTTCATCGCATTGGTATAGCCGGAGATATCCGCGAGATGTTCCATCAAATTGGCATCATCGGCGAGGACCAACGGTACCAGTGTTTTTTGTGGACAAAGGACGATGGGAAACCAGCAGTGTACGCAATGAAAGTCATGACCTTTGGAGCTTGCTGCTCGCCATGTACGGCACAATACATCAAGAACCTCAACGCAGATCAGTATCAAGCTAGTCATCCAGAGGCCTGGAGTGCTATCGTAAAGTCTCATTACGTGGATGACTTGCTGATAAGTGTTAAAACGGAGGCAGAGGCGGCGAAGCTGATCAACGAC GTTGTTAAAAACGGCGTCGGGCGCGGTGTTGTAGAAACGCTTGTCCATTCTGTTTACTCCGTTCGAGTACGCTTTCGTGCACCTTCGACCGCCCGCCCCGCTCACTTTTTCGACGGCAAGTTGAAaccgtaa